Genomic segment of Melanotaenia boesemani isolate fMelBoe1 chromosome 10, fMelBoe1.pri, whole genome shotgun sequence:
TAGAAAATTTAAAGTTATAATTAAACTTAGGAaccagaaacatgaaaaacctaCTGTGCCtacttattttttgtgtgtgtcttggAAATGTTGAAACAGGCaggctgaaaagaaaaaccacaCAGTCACATCAGGTCACAACGGCTTCAATGAACAGATGTGATCACAATAAATCACAACCAGACCCAAAGATGCTTGCTGTTGTTCCACATTAATCAATCATTTTCACTTTGGTTTCTACTTTTGAGAACAATGTTGTTATTGTGTTATTATGTAGAACCAGTTTTGTTTATGATTagttcttttctgttttaatgacACACTGACCTTGCCTTCAGGCGTACCGCATTATAGTTGCCACAGAAATCCATAATATTTGCAGGATGCAAAGGTAAAGATGCCCTTTCTCCACTAAGGTCTTTACTACTAACTATGCATTGACAAtggttatttattcattagtGACTAACACTTTTGGTTTGAATTAGTATTGATTGAACATGACTAAATATGAAAAAGGAAAGTGCATTTAATTGACAAAAAGGTTTGTACTTTGAACCATGCATGTCATGACTGTTATGGAGAAATACTTGTTTGATGCCACAGTTAGGATTACAGTGAGAAACTGACTATTTCCATGTTATCTTCaatcaatattttattgtttttcagtCATTAAGGAAATATATGAAACATTCCACGAGTTACGCCCTCATTCTGGGTGCATACTCCATCTGATTTACATCACTGCATCTGAAACTGCATCACGCTTGCGGTTCCCTGCTCAGCATATGtgggctgctgcagctgctatCAGAGCATAAGGTGGCAGAACTGAAGTCACTCTTGTTTTCCCAAATGCTTAGTTTAATGGCTTTTGTTGTATCCAGTCTGAATAAGCATAAATCAGtctgaacacagagaaatgATTCAGCTACCTCTTTCCAGCTGCCTGTCTGAACCCCCCTTTCCTCTCCCCCACCCAATCCTAGCCACCACCCTTTGCAGCTGCAGTAGTTTGACTCCAACAGGCTGATTGAGTCATGCCGGCCATCCTGGCAACCCCCTTTACAAGTTAGAACTCACTTCAGTACCGTTCCACCCTCATGAAGCGTCGTCTGCCCAGATTATGTTACTGCTATCAGGATCAGTGTCCTGGACACTGAAGAGCTGGAAAGTACTTTCCTGTTGCTTATCAGTAAGAATTTTACACAATCAAGCACATTAGACAAAACAGAAGTTACTTCTAATTGACATGAGCTTCAAACAAcacagagctaaaaaaaaactcaatgtaataATATCTTATCATTACAAACCAATAAACTAATAAAGCAGTAATTTATCTTACAAAAAATATCTTGGACAGGGTGGAGTATATTTGCAGGCGTGTTTAAAGATTCAGCCTTTTCATtatgtgaaaaaatgttttcaaaagctTAAAGTATTGTTTAAAGTATTTGCAAGTCATAGCACGAGAAAGAAAATCTGTATAGCCACATTATAAAGAAAAGCTTCAAATTATTTGCATAAATAATGCAAATTATAACCTGAGAACACCATGAATGAACACCAACGCACCGCTGATGTGACTCATCCAAATCTGTAAATATCGATGACTAAAACCGAAAGAAAGAGCATATACATTGTAGGAGTTATGAAACAAACAAGCTATATTGGTTTCAAGATGTTGCAATGATGCACAAAGAAAAGCAGAtgccaagaaaaataaatatataaattttctgttaaaatctttatttcagtttggtGTCTGCAAGAAGAAACCAATTTTTTTATGGTATACaaaatatgtggaaaaaaagcCTCAAAACTTTATAATATAAGCACCACAGAAAGTTCAGTACATAGAGATGACAACttgaaggaaaaatgtgttcttTGCTTACACATTGACAGGGTTTGGTGACATACTGTGACCCAACACTTTTCTGTGACACTCTGTTGGGTTTTCCTTTCATTTGTCACCTGTCTGAATGACTGAAAGAAGAACACATGCTAAGGCACACACTAAAAAAGGCACAAGCCTCTGCCCTTTCGAGTTCAGTCCCATAAGTGGCAATAAAACCTTCCATCTTGATTTGACTGACCAGAGTCATCAAATCAGCTCCATCATCATTACACTAAACTTTCTGCCACTGCTGAGGGGAGGGTGAGCCGATCTGAAGACCAGAGAAGAAGACCTGATAGCGGTGCTTCCACATGATGAAGGCCCCAACGGCACAGACAAGGGCTTGGAACAGGTTCAGCAAGATCTGGAGCAGGAAGTAGAATGAAAGCGTCCCAGTGATGGCTTCACAGTCACTGACCCCCTCATAGGTGAAGGTGCGGGCTATTGGGTCATTTTGATCCAGACTGCACACGCAGTCATCGCCCACCTTCTCACAGATGAAGCTGCTGGTCTGTGAGTGGTGGTGTCCAGCAAACGCCACAACCAGCACTGAAAGGACCAGGCCAGTGGTGCACATGATGAAGTACAGGAGCTGCAGAGGGCAGAGTGCTACTGTTAGAATTCCACTCTGAAAACTTTGATAAGGACACCATTTGTCATCTTCATTTCAgtacttcttcttttcttttctttttcttttttttttaataatctggCTCCTACGTGAGTCTGTTGTCTCACGATTACCCCAGAGTGCCAAAACTATGgcttaaaaacagacatgctgGCTCAGTGCCTGTAGCAAATTCAATTCAAAGAGATTATCCACAATACTGTAGCAAGGTCTGATCATCAGAATGGGAGCCCACCTGCTAGCACAGGGGAGACACTACACATGTTGCACTGCCATTCAGGTACGCCCACTTCCCATCTGCACAGGATATGTCCTGTTTAGTTTACTGGGTAGAAGAGATTGTCTAAAAATACATGAGTAAAGTGTGACAGAGGCTTTGCGTTGTTTAAACAGTTGCACAATCTCAACAACACTAAACCTTCATTTTAATCCATCTGTTATATAACAGGAGTCCTCATTTACCGGTGTAGTTTGGCTGCAGCTACATGCTGCTTATGGAAATATGCAAGTGATGAGTGGCGCTTGGTTTACAATGgtatttatgttaattttttaaatatgaagtatTTCTAGTTTGGCTTCACAGAGATAAACATAAAACTGGTGAATCAGCATGAGCAGTGTGTGCTTCACTAAGTGGCGATGATCTGAAACTCCAGAGCAGGTAGAAACTTAACAGGAGTCATTATAGTTGTCCTGAAATGCTTTAGTTGAGCATGCTTGTGGAATCCCTAAGGGCTTTTACAGAATAAATGCAGATCTTCCATGGAGACAGGATCACCATCTGACAATGTGGTAGCATTTAACATCAGAAATGTCTCCATTTAAAGCACAATTTCTGCGCATTCAACCAGTGCCAAGAGCAAgtgaaataaataactgaactgTCTGTAAAGCCATAAATTCTTAAGCAGGAATGAAAAGTCTGTAACCATGAGTTCATTGAGCTGTTTGGATATatgacattaataaattaagaaacatttgttttgagGGCTAAAAAGAGCTGCTCTGACATGCATATAATTAGAGGATTTTATGAGTGCTTTATCTCTTATACAAACGTTCTTTTGAAGAGAAATTCAGAGAAAGGACGTGTAGGTATTGCAGTGCAATATTTGGTTCTAATGGAACTAAATGAACCAGACTGATGTatctcataaaaaataaatctacttAACTAAAGTAACTCATTATAAGAGCATTTTATATAGCTACAGTCTGCTTTATAAGCTTTGCTGATGATAATTTAAATTAGGATAATCTTTGTCATTTCAGCAGTGAAGACATAATTTAGGAATTAGCAGCTCTTCTCTATGCATAATCTATGCATAATACTACTGAAGTGCTCAGAAACATATTCAAATCTTATTGTAAGTACCTGTTTTGTACAGTAGAGTCATacaaaaagcaggaaaaggTGATAGTACTTTTTTGGAAATCCCTTGAAATTAGggctacatgttttttttttttttggctaattAAGCTGCACAATCAAGTTGCATTAATGAAAACACTCCCTGCAGGGTTCTTTTAAACAGGAATAGCAGTTATATTCTTTTCTCAAGATGGCACTGATAGCCTGCATGAAAGGCTAAAACAGTGTTGTCTGCACAGGTCTGCAAAATAAATCCATCGGATCAGGCGTTTTTCTGAAACAGAGCTTCTCCAAACTTTGGTCACTTTCAAAGAAACTGTACACTGAATCTGGTTTGAATcataatgtctttgttttctatggtaaatgtgtcagatcatGTATAAACTCACCTTGACAATGAACTGCATAGATGTTCTCTCATCTGGTTGATAGGTGACACAGTACAGGATAAAACCCAGGATGGAaactaaaaacagctgcagcaaaCCAAAAAATATGGGCATTATTTGATAACATTTAACCACATTAGGATAGCAAAGATACTAACAGAATGTTCATTTTACAGTGTTAGAAAGACTGCAGACAACCAGTGCATTTCAACCATTAGCACATTGCACCTTG
This window contains:
- the sspn gene encoding sarcospan codes for the protein MGQGRKGSSDKKESRKRRDDSPSLEDSNKCRVCRFPLLVALFQLLLGVAVTAVAFLMLAISPSLLARETPHWAGIILFLVSILGFILYCVTYQPDERTSMQFIVKLLYFIMCTTGLVLSVLVVAFAGHHHSQTSSFICEKVGDDCVCSLDQNDPIARTFTYEGVSDCEAITGTLSFYFLLQILLNLFQALVCAVGAFIMWKHRYQVFFSGLQIGSPSPQQWQKV